The following DNA comes from Balaenoptera ricei isolate mBalRic1 chromosome 7, mBalRic1.hap2, whole genome shotgun sequence.
TTGACTGttaaacaaatgagtgaatgatttAGTTGCTAATTAAAATGGTGATGGACCCTCATGGGTCCCTGCTTTGCTTAAAGGAGCTGTGATGGGGTATGACAGTTCTTTTCTACCTGCTGAGGGCACGGGGAAAATGACAAGAGCATGAATCAGACGAGTTAACTCCAAGTGAATAGGAGTAGGACTTCTGGGTATGCTGCTTTTCTTATCTCCTAATAGATTGTGAATCCAATTAATCAATCAGTCCTGCCATTTACATCTCCCAGGCTTATGTCAAATCCATCTCTATTCTCCTTTGCTAACACAGTAGACCAAGCCACCATCCTCTACTCTCACCCTACAATAGCCTTCTTAGGGTCTCCCTACTTCCACTCTTGTTACCTCCAATCTCTTCCAATTAGGTGCTCATTCTCTATCACTGGAACTTGCATGTTTCTTTCAAGGCACTACCAcacatttggtttattttctgtttctctcactAGACCGTGAACCCCATGAGGACAGAGACCTTTCTTATTCATCCCATCTTATTCATCCCATCTCCACTCCCCACCTAGTGCTTAGCACATACCAGCCTTTCCATAaataatcaatgaatgaatgcgtGTGAATTCTCAAAGGCTCAGAGACCCTGTCTTAATTCACCTTTGTGCTATCAGCACTCAGGGCAATGCCCCGTGCAAAGCAGGCATTCCCTACATATTTGTTTCACGTGTGGGTCAACTGATGAAGGGATGACTCCTTTCCACGTTTTAGACGACAAAACCGTATTTGAATCTTCActctgccagctgtgtgactttgagcctGGCCTTCATTAACTGCCGAATGAGCTAACAGTTATTTCGCAGGGTTGCGCCAGGATAAGCTCAGGCTGGTGAAGGGCTCTGCACAATGTCTGACACGGTGTGTACTCAACGCATCCCCACTACCAGTGGGGTAAGGTGCAGGAAAGAAATCTAGAAGAATCTagaagagaagagggaggggcggggcgagAAGCTCCTTGCCGATACTGCGTTCTACGACCGCGCGCCGGCTggccctcccggctcgccgtccgcccctcccccgcccgccgCCGTCACCCGGGAAACGGGACGCTATCGCCCTCCCGCCGACCTAAGCGAGTTTCATGGCAGCCACGAAGAAAGCAGTTTTGGGGCAGTTGGTGGGAGCAGTGGACCAGGGCACAAGCTCGACGCGCTTTTTGGTTTTCAATCCAAAAACAGCCGAACTAGTTAGTCATCATCAAGTGGAAATAAAACAAGAGTTTCCGAAAGAAGGATGGGTGGAACAAGACCCTAAGGAAATCCTGCAGTCCGTCTATGAGTGTATAGAGAAAACGTGTGAGAAACTTGGACAGCTCAATATTTCCAACATAAAAGCTATTGGTATCAGTAACCAGAGGGAGACCACTGTGGTCTGGGACAGGTTAACTGGAGAACCTCTCTACAATGCTGTGGTGTGGCTTGATCTAAGAACCCAATCTACCGTTGAGAGTCTTAGTAAAAGCATTCCAGTAAATAATAACTTTGTCAAGACCAAGACAGGCCTTCCACTTAGCACTTACTTCAGTGCAGTGAAACTTCGTTGGCTCCTTGCCAACGTGAGAAAAGTTCAAAAGGCAGTTGAAGAAGATAGAGCTCTTTTTGGGACCATTGATTCATGGCTTATTTGGAGCTTGACAGGAGGAGCCAGTGGAGGCGTCCATTGTACGGATGTAACAAATGCAAGCAGGACGATGCTTTTCAACATTCATTCTTTGGAATGGGATAAAGAGCTCTGTGAATTTTTTGAAGTTCCAATGAAAATTCTTCCAAGTGTCCGGAGTTCTTCTGAGATCTATGGCCTAATGAAAGCTGGGGCCTTGGAAGGTGTGCCAATATCTGGGTGTTTGGGGGACCAATCTGCTGCATTGGTGGGACAACTGTGCTTCCAGGATGGACAAGCCAAAAACACGTATGGAACAGGCTGTTTCTTACTATGTAATACAGGCCATAAGTGTATATTTTCTGAACATGGCCTTCTGACCACAGTAGCTTACAAACTCGGCAGAGACAAACCAGTACATTATGCATTAGAAGGTTCGGTAGCTATAGCCGGTGCTGTTGTTCGCTGGCTCAGAGACAATCTTGGAATTATAAAGACCTCAGAGGAAATTGAAAAACTTGCTAAAGAGGTAGGTTCCTCTTATGGCTGCTATTTTGTCCCAGCCTTTTCAGGGCTATATGCACCTTATTGGGAGCCCAGTGCAAGAGGGATCATCTGTGGGCTCACCCAATTCACCAATAAATGCCATATTGCTTTTGCTTCATTAGAAGCTCTTTGTTTCCAAACCCGAGAGATTTTGGATGCCATGAATCGGGACTGCGGAATTCCACTCAGCCATTTGCAGGTAGACGGAGGAATGACCAAAAACAAAATTCTTATGCAGCTACAAGCAGACATTCTGTATATCCCAGTAGTGAAGCCCTTGATGCCTGAAACAACTGCCCTGGGAGCTGCCATGGCAGCAGGGGCTGCAGAAGGGGTTGGCGTTTGGAGTCTCGAGCCTGAGGATTTGTCAGCTGTCACGATGGAGCGGTTTGAACCTCAGATCAACGCCAAGGAAAGTGAAATTCGTTATTCTACATGGAAGAAAGCTGTGATGAAGTCCATGGGTTGGGTTAGCACCCAGTCTTCAGAAAACGGTGACCCTAGCATCTTCAGTAGTTTACCCTTGGGCTTTTTTATAGTGAGTAGCATGGTAATGTTAATCGGAGCAAGGTACCTCTCAGGTGTGCCATAAATAATACCAACTCATGGATTTCAAAGATGCGAGCTCTTTACCTAACAAGAGAATTCAGTGATTCTGTCTCTTAATGTGCTGACACTATTCATAgactctgattttatttataatcCACTTGCTGCATGACCCTCCAAGTAGACCTGtggcttgaaataaagaaaatgcggcacacacaaaaaaagtgatTTCTCAATTaggaacaaaaaaaacaaccgCAAGTTTTGCATACAAAAAGTCACAAACAACTCCCCTGAACTACCCAGTGGTCGTTATTTTTATCCAACTTTCTATTAAAATGTTGAAGGAGAAAGGGGCATGGTGGGGGGATGGGTAGTCAACTCTGTTGTTTTGCCCTCTTCCAGATCCCTTCTAGCAATGACTTGACAGCTACCTGCCACTTGGTGTTGGTCAACTATACAGGAAgatttacaaagaaaaagtagTGGGCGCTCACAGCATGAGGCACAATTTAgaatccatccatttatttaacaCATCATAATTGAAACCCTTCACTGACAAATCTTAGGGTAAAGACTTGAACCCTAAACACAGCCTGCTAGGATCTGGTCCTTGGCTACCATTTTTGACTCATTTCACTCCATTCTCCTCCTTGTTCCCTGAGCTCCCACTATATTGGTCTTCTTTGAGTTTCagccacaggacctttgcacatgtgCTTCCCTTTGCTTGAATTAGAGTCACTGTTATAATTAAAGTCAAGGTCACTTCTTCTGAGACTGACCTTCCAGTCTAAGTCCTAGAACCTTCTCATTCATTCATAGTAGCGTTTCACTTTGCAATTACACACCCAATTGTGTGGCTATTTTCCTTATGTTTctctccaccccgcccccccccccccccccattatttGTACCCTCTGAGAGCAGAATCGATGAATGACTTGGTTACTGAGTGTATTCCCAGCGCCCAGAATGGTTCCCGGCACGTgggaggtattcaataaatgtcctTTGAATGAATAAGCGAAAGTTTTCCAGGATTCGGATAGAAATCTGAGACACAAAGATGAGGAGGCCCCAGAGTTTGGGGGTGGTGTGGGGAACACAGACCAACAAACAGATGGGTACCAAGCTCCAGAGAAGCTAACTCCTGCGCCTTCCTCCAGCTGGTGGGAGATCCTAACCCTTTCGCAGCTGCAGACACCCTCGGA
Coding sequences within:
- the LOC132368711 gene encoding glycerol kinase-like, with translation MAATKKAVLGQLVGAVDQGTSSTRFLVFNPKTAELVSHHQVEIKQEFPKEGWVEQDPKEILQSVYECIEKTCEKLGQLNISNIKAIGISNQRETTVVWDRLTGEPLYNAVVWLDLRTQSTVESLSKSIPVNNNFVKTKTGLPLSTYFSAVKLRWLLANVRKVQKAVEEDRALFGTIDSWLIWSLTGGASGGVHCTDVTNASRTMLFNIHSLEWDKELCEFFEVPMKILPSVRSSSEIYGLMKAGALEGVPISGCLGDQSAALVGQLCFQDGQAKNTYGTGCFLLCNTGHKCIFSEHGLLTTVAYKLGRDKPVHYALEGSVAIAGAVVRWLRDNLGIIKTSEEIEKLAKEVGSSYGCYFVPAFSGLYAPYWEPSARGIICGLTQFTNKCHIAFASLEALCFQTREILDAMNRDCGIPLSHLQVDGGMTKNKILMQLQADILYIPVVKPLMPETTALGAAMAAGAAEGVGVWSLEPEDLSAVTMERFEPQINAKESEIRYSTWKKAVMKSMGWVSTQSSENGDPSIFSSLPLGFFIVSSMVMLIGARYLSGVP